Proteins from one Natrinema salinisoli genomic window:
- a CDS encoding thiolase domain-containing protein — translation MAGTEPVYIAGAFEHPTREAPDKSTMQLHAEVAKGALEDATLEKGDVDGFFTAGVPEYESGLPPLIMADYLGLEPSYADTTDFGGSSYVSHVGHAASAIRDGRCDVALVTLAGRPRSHGQATGSGARDLRTVQDSFERIYGATNVSMYGMAAQRHMHEHGTTSEQLAEIRAAASHHAQYNEHAMYREPVTVEDVVESRVVADPLHLLDCCVISDGGGALVVVSEDVRSNLDRECVELLGFGESIGHHDAGRIDLTKTAADRSGSRAFAEAGLGPEDVDYASIYDSFTITVLEAIEDLGFCEKGEGGSFVEGGTLRAPDGDLPFNTDGGGLCSNHPANRGGMTKVIEAVRQLRNEANPEVQVDADVALAHGTGGSIGTRHGAATVVLGREDR, via the coding sequence ATGGCAGGAACAGAGCCAGTGTACATCGCCGGGGCGTTCGAACACCCCACGAGAGAGGCACCGGACAAGTCGACGATGCAGTTGCACGCGGAGGTCGCGAAGGGCGCACTCGAGGACGCGACCCTCGAGAAGGGCGACGTGGACGGCTTCTTCACGGCCGGCGTCCCGGAGTACGAGTCGGGACTGCCGCCGCTGATCATGGCCGACTATCTCGGTCTCGAGCCGTCGTACGCCGATACGACGGACTTCGGTGGGTCGTCGTACGTCAGCCACGTCGGGCACGCCGCGAGCGCGATTCGCGACGGTCGGTGCGACGTCGCGCTCGTTACCCTTGCCGGTCGCCCGCGGTCACACGGGCAGGCGACCGGCTCCGGGGCTCGAGACCTGCGAACCGTCCAGGACAGTTTCGAGCGGATCTACGGGGCCACAAACGTGAGCATGTACGGCATGGCCGCACAGCGGCACATGCACGAGCACGGGACGACGAGCGAACAGCTCGCGGAGATCCGCGCTGCGGCCTCCCACCACGCCCAGTACAACGAGCACGCGATGTACCGGGAGCCGGTGACCGTCGAGGACGTCGTCGAGTCGCGGGTGGTCGCCGACCCGCTTCACCTCCTCGACTGCTGTGTCATCTCGGACGGCGGCGGTGCGCTGGTCGTCGTCTCCGAAGACGTCCGATCGAACCTGGACCGGGAGTGCGTCGAACTCCTCGGCTTCGGCGAGTCGATCGGTCACCACGACGCCGGTCGGATCGACCTCACGAAGACCGCCGCCGACCGATCCGGCTCGCGCGCCTTCGCGGAAGCCGGCCTGGGTCCCGAAGACGTCGACTACGCGTCGATCTACGACTCGTTTACGATAACGGTGCTCGAGGCCATCGAGGACCTCGGCTTCTGCGAGAAAGGCGAGGGCGGATCGTTCGTCGAGGGCGGAACGCTCCGCGCGCCCGACGGCGACCTCCCGTTCAACACCGACGGCGGCGGCCTGTGTTCGAACCACCCCGCGAACCGCGGCGGCATGACGAAGGTCATCGAAGCGGTTCGCCAGCTCCGAAACGAAGCCAATCCGGAGGTGCAGGTCGACGCCGACGTCGCGCTGGCCCACGGAACGGGCGGGAGCATCGGCACTCGCCACGGCGCGGCGACCGTCGTTCTGGGGAGGGAAGACCGATGA
- a CDS encoding MFS transporter has translation MGVTESRLGAAGRVLIAERAFVGCLLGTWLLTAAAHYYVMAPASVLSQVADDLAVTPAVAVWLVSAVPGTWALTNFALGVWIDRLGEYRMIVVGTAVLIAAGIWSWWAGRRGTFYPLLASRLLAGVAVGVIWTASTNLIGGAVSGANRGTAIGFYVTSAPAGFALGQLFGPIVTARAGWPANFLVMSVVAGLVIGVISLSVRRIEVDPVTNTASMRSNFTSVLGHRVVWYGSAMAFAAYSYYLFMNSWMPTYLGNEFALSAGLSGLLTAAFPAMGVLSRAGGGLISDRLLGQRRVPLLQASFLVSVPLVVLIGWTRRLAVIVAALVAAGFVIQLTFGVVYSYVQEVVETNISGTALAFVTSAGISGAFSAPLITGALIDWTGGYLAAFAYATALTVLGLLLSSVAPESPAAADRSQSR, from the coding sequence ATGGGCGTGACGGAGAGTCGGTTGGGAGCCGCCGGTCGGGTACTGATCGCCGAACGAGCGTTCGTCGGCTGTCTCCTCGGAACGTGGCTGCTGACCGCAGCGGCTCACTACTACGTGATGGCACCCGCGAGCGTCCTCTCGCAGGTCGCCGACGATCTCGCGGTGACGCCGGCCGTGGCGGTCTGGCTGGTGAGCGCGGTACCGGGGACCTGGGCGCTCACGAATTTCGCGCTCGGCGTCTGGATCGACAGATTGGGGGAGTATCGAATGATCGTCGTCGGAACCGCGGTGCTCATCGCGGCGGGGATCTGGAGTTGGTGGGCCGGCCGTCGAGGAACGTTCTACCCCTTGCTGGCGTCGCGGCTGCTAGCGGGCGTCGCGGTGGGCGTGATCTGGACGGCGTCGACGAACCTCATCGGGGGCGCCGTGTCCGGTGCCAATCGAGGGACCGCGATCGGGTTCTACGTCACGAGCGCCCCGGCCGGATTCGCGCTCGGGCAGCTCTTCGGACCGATCGTCACGGCGCGAGCCGGCTGGCCCGCGAATTTCCTCGTGATGAGCGTCGTCGCTGGCCTCGTGATCGGCGTGATCTCCCTGTCGGTCCGCCGCATCGAGGTCGATCCCGTGACGAACACCGCGTCGATGCGGTCGAATTTCACGTCGGTGCTGGGCCATCGAGTCGTGTGGTACGGCTCCGCGATGGCGTTCGCCGCCTACTCGTACTACCTGTTCATGAACAGCTGGATGCCCACGTATCTCGGGAACGAGTTCGCCCTCTCGGCGGGCCTCAGTGGGTTGTTGACCGCAGCGTTCCCGGCGATGGGCGTGCTGTCCCGGGCCGGCGGCGGCCTCATTTCGGATCGCCTTCTGGGCCAGCGCCGCGTTCCCCTGCTCCAGGCGTCGTTTCTCGTCTCGGTGCCGCTGGTCGTCCTCATCGGGTGGACGCGGCGTCTCGCCGTCATCGTCGCGGCGCTGGTCGCCGCCGGCTTCGTCATCCAGCTCACGTTCGGCGTCGTCTACAGCTACGTCCAGGAGGTCGTCGAGACGAATATCTCGGGCACTGCGCTCGCGTTCGTCACGTCGGCGGGCATTTCGGGGGCGTTTTCGGCACCCCTGATTACCGGCGCACTCATCGACTGGACCGGCGGCTACCTGGCCGCCTTCGCCTACGCGACCGCGCTGACCGTACTCGGACTCCTCCTCTCGAGCGTGGCTCCCGAGTCTCCCGCGGCGGCCGACCGCTCGCAGTCCCGCTGA
- a CDS encoding 3-hydroxyacyl-CoA dehydrogenase, with protein sequence MVVTIDDIETVAVVGAGQMGRGIGAVAALAGYETYVTDIDESQLEEAKDEIEWSYGKAVENDDATERETEAALESLTFTTEFDEAVDDAEFVTEAAVEQQAVKQDIFADLDAAARDDAILATNTSGLNITELAESTTDPERVIGTHWFNPPMLMELVEVIMTEHTPDSVADTAESLVDSFGKTPIRCKVDVPSFIVNRLMRPYGEGPAWMAYRGEHSFEEIDSAMKYAEGFPMGPFELADFTGGIQLRVEGEGDHLEDDRPMSYDTEVCPILHQLYEKGRYGRKADAGYYEYDERDEPQISVDAGQGFDTLLVWAPIVNEAAKMVENGVASVEDIDTGARLGGNWPTGPLEKADEVGADVILQKLTEVASRHEDTNKLAETLPCDLLVRKAKNGGTFY encoded by the coding sequence ATGGTCGTGACTATCGACGACATCGAAACCGTCGCAGTTGTCGGTGCGGGACAGATGGGACGCGGCATCGGCGCCGTCGCAGCCCTCGCGGGGTACGAGACGTACGTCACCGACATCGACGAATCGCAACTCGAGGAAGCGAAAGACGAGATAGAGTGGTCCTACGGGAAGGCAGTCGAAAACGACGACGCGACCGAGCGGGAGACGGAGGCGGCGCTCGAGTCGCTCACCTTCACGACGGAGTTCGACGAGGCGGTCGACGACGCGGAGTTCGTCACCGAAGCGGCGGTCGAACAGCAGGCCGTCAAGCAGGACATCTTCGCGGATCTGGACGCGGCGGCCCGCGACGACGCCATCCTCGCGACGAACACGTCGGGGCTCAACATCACCGAACTCGCCGAGTCGACCACCGACCCCGAACGGGTCATCGGCACGCACTGGTTCAATCCGCCGATGCTGATGGAACTCGTGGAGGTCATCATGACCGAGCACACGCCCGACAGCGTGGCCGATACCGCGGAGTCGCTCGTCGATTCGTTCGGTAAGACGCCGATCCGCTGCAAGGTCGACGTTCCCTCGTTCATCGTCAACCGGCTCATGCGACCCTACGGCGAAGGACCGGCGTGGATGGCCTATCGGGGCGAACACTCCTTCGAGGAGATCGACTCGGCGATGAAATACGCGGAGGGGTTCCCGATGGGGCCGTTCGAACTCGCCGACTTCACCGGGGGCATCCAGCTCCGCGTCGAGGGCGAGGGCGATCACCTCGAGGACGACCGGCCGATGTCCTACGACACGGAAGTCTGCCCGATCCTCCACCAGCTCTACGAGAAGGGGCGGTACGGCCGGAAGGCCGACGCGGGGTACTACGAGTACGACGAGCGCGACGAACCGCAGATTTCGGTCGACGCCGGCCAGGGCTTCGACACGCTGTTGGTGTGGGCACCGATCGTCAACGAGGCCGCCAAGATGGTCGAAAACGGCGTCGCGAGCGTCGAGGATATCGACACCGGGGCTCGACTCGGCGGCAACTGGCCGACGGGACCCCTCGAGAAGGCAGACGAGGTCGGAGCCGACGTCATCCTGCAGAAACTGACCGAGGTGGCGAGCCGCCACGAGGACACTAACAAGCTCGCGGAGACGCTCCCCTGCGACCTCCTCGTCCGGAAGGCGAAGAACGGCGGAACGTTCTACTGA
- a CDS encoding LLM class flavin-dependent oxidoreductase, which produces MVSHGFVLPTRGVVLSADDSLEQTARVQSEVIGLARRAESLGFDGVWAGDSVLAKPRLEPLSTLAGVAGATESVTLGTGVYLPQLRHPVHVAHQTATVDQVSGGRLALGVGVGVGGGVETEHEQLDVPYERRGALLDEGLEILEGLWGDEPVSADGEFFDLTDADIGIRPSGGSPPVYIASATFDPRDGFPRQIRDRIADRGDGWLPIGMSPEMYEGGLDRAREIVDDAGRDATGFDAAYYQDVVIAETEAEAIEQARDFLDRYYPSWGELSDDDIRGRGAFGPPSVVAAHLERYADAGVERFVTRFTATDQREQLQRFADIVG; this is translated from the coding sequence ATGGTGTCACACGGATTCGTCCTGCCGACCCGCGGCGTCGTCCTGTCCGCCGACGACTCCCTCGAGCAGACCGCCCGCGTCCAGTCGGAAGTGATCGGCCTCGCCCGCCGGGCCGAATCGCTTGGTTTCGACGGCGTCTGGGCCGGCGACAGCGTGCTGGCGAAGCCCCGGCTCGAACCCCTTTCGACGCTAGCTGGGGTCGCGGGCGCGACGGAGTCTGTCACCCTCGGCACGGGCGTCTACCTTCCCCAGCTCCGGCATCCGGTCCACGTCGCCCACCAGACCGCGACGGTCGATCAGGTCAGCGGCGGCCGCCTCGCTCTCGGCGTCGGTGTCGGCGTCGGCGGCGGGGTCGAGACCGAACACGAGCAGCTCGACGTTCCCTACGAGCGGCGGGGGGCGCTGCTCGACGAGGGGCTCGAGATTCTCGAGGGACTCTGGGGCGACGAGCCCGTCTCCGCGGACGGCGAGTTCTTCGACCTCACCGACGCCGACATCGGAATCCGGCCGTCCGGGGGGTCCCCGCCGGTCTACATCGCATCGGCGACGTTCGACCCCCGGGACGGCTTCCCGCGGCAGATACGGGACCGCATCGCCGACCGCGGCGACGGCTGGCTCCCGATCGGGATGTCGCCCGAGATGTACGAGGGCGGCCTCGACCGGGCGCGCGAGATCGTCGACGACGCCGGCCGCGACGCCACCGGCTTCGACGCCGCCTACTACCAGGACGTGGTGATCGCGGAGACCGAAGCCGAGGCGATCGAGCAGGCGCGGGACTTCCTCGATCGGTACTACCCCTCCTGGGGCGAGCTGAGCGACGACGATATCCGGGGGCGCGGGGCGTTCGGCCCGCCGTCGGTCGTCGCGGCACACCTCGAGCGCTACGCCGACGCCGGCGTGGAGAGATTCGTCACGCGGTTCACGGCGACCGACCAGCGCGAGCAGTTACAGCGGTTCGCGGATATCGTCGGCTGA
- a CDS encoding GNAT family N-acetyltransferase: protein MSSTDIRELTTESERREAFPVLVQLRDHLDAESYLALFEEMREEGYRMFARYVDDEPVAVAGVKIATNFYLGRHVYVYDLVTDEDHRSEGYGQQLLEFVHDWAAENDCEAVELESGQWREDAHRFYTEKMGYEEYCTSFVHHLA, encoded by the coding sequence ATGTCATCAACCGACATACGGGAACTGACGACGGAGAGCGAGCGTCGAGAGGCGTTTCCAGTCCTCGTCCAGCTCCGCGATCACCTCGACGCCGAGTCCTATCTCGCCTTGTTCGAGGAGATGCGCGAGGAGGGGTATCGAATGTTCGCGCGCTACGTCGACGACGAACCGGTCGCGGTCGCCGGCGTGAAGATCGCGACGAACTTCTACCTCGGCCGGCACGTCTACGTCTACGACCTCGTGACTGACGAGGACCACCGGTCGGAGGGGTACGGTCAACAGCTCCTCGAGTTCGTTCACGACTGGGCTGCGGAGAACGACTGCGAGGCGGTCGAACTCGAGTCGGGGCAGTGGCGCGAGGACGCCCACCGGTTTTACACGGAGAAGATGGGCTACGAGGAGTACTGTACGTCGTTCGTTCATCATCTGGCGTAA
- a CDS encoding enolase C-terminal domain-like protein: MAPTITRIESIEFGYDLPEVGYAPNGFSIVYDPDATTERKLFALRVHTDEGTTGEYVGGNSPGAAQLNMIADYLIGKNPLERERHWSAFKRALRKYDWMGMGPIDIALWDFAGKYRRAPIHELLGSYRDSFPAYASTYQGDRNGGLDSPDAYADFAEDCLEMGYQGFKIHDWGGDWTDPEETAEVVREVGRRVGDEMDLMLDPACNPATFADALKIGKACDEADFLWYEDPYRDGGVSQHSHRKLREMLDTPILQTEHVRGLEPHTDFVAMESTDFVRADPEYDGGITGAMKIAHMAEGFGLDVEYHAPGPAQRHCLAATRNSNYYEVALVHPICPNTQPPVYADDYSDMLDTVDADGRVQVPDGPGLGVEYDWDEIEAREIGRRVYE; the protein is encoded by the coding sequence ATGGCACCAACGATCACGCGCATCGAGTCGATCGAGTTCGGCTACGACCTCCCGGAAGTCGGCTACGCCCCGAACGGGTTCAGCATCGTCTACGACCCCGACGCGACGACTGAACGGAAACTGTTCGCCCTGCGAGTACACACCGACGAGGGCACCACCGGCGAGTACGTCGGCGGCAACTCCCCCGGCGCCGCCCAGCTCAACATGATCGCGGACTACCTGATCGGGAAGAACCCCCTCGAGCGCGAGCGCCACTGGAGCGCCTTCAAGCGCGCGCTGCGCAAGTACGACTGGATGGGGATGGGGCCGATCGACATCGCGCTCTGGGACTTCGCCGGCAAGTATCGCCGCGCGCCGATCCACGAACTGCTCGGCAGCTACCGCGACTCCTTCCCCGCCTACGCCTCGACGTACCAGGGCGACCGGAACGGCGGCCTCGACTCGCCCGATGCGTACGCCGACTTCGCCGAGGACTGTCTCGAGATGGGGTATCAGGGCTTCAAGATCCACGACTGGGGCGGCGACTGGACGGACCCCGAGGAGACGGCCGAGGTCGTTCGCGAGGTCGGCCGCCGCGTCGGTGACGAGATGGACCTCATGCTCGACCCCGCCTGTAACCCGGCCACCTTCGCCGACGCGCTGAAGATCGGGAAGGCCTGCGACGAGGCCGACTTCCTCTGGTACGAGGATCCCTACCGCGACGGCGGCGTCTCCCAGCACTCCCACCGGAAGCTCCGCGAGATGCTCGACACGCCCATCCTGCAGACGGAGCACGTTCGCGGGCTCGAGCCCCACACGGACTTCGTGGCGATGGAATCGACCGATTTCGTCCGGGCAGATCCCGAATACGACGGCGGAATCACCGGCGCGATGAAGATCGCCCACATGGCGGAAGGGTTCGGGCTCGACGTGGAGTACCACGCGCCGGGGCCGGCCCAACGCCACTGCCTCGCCGCGACGCGCAACAGCAACTACTACGAAGTGGCGCTCGTCCACCCGATCTGTCCGAACACCCAGCCGCCGGTGTACGCGGACGACTACTCGGACATGCTGGACACCGTCGACGCGGACGGCCGCGTGCAGGTGCCGGACGGACCGGGACTCGGGGTCGAGTACGACTGGGACGAGATCGAGGCCCGCGAGATCGGGCGGCGAGTGTACGAGTGA